One Pomacea canaliculata isolate SZHN2017 linkage group LG1, ASM307304v1, whole genome shotgun sequence genomic window, aattatatctTGCTTATTAGTTGACTTTAAACGGAGGCCTAGGCTTTTACACCGCGACATAGTGTTCTCaacattttcctgtttttctgtgCAGTCAGAGAAAATGCAAATCGTTGGAGATGCATTAGCTAGAGGTTGGCAACACGATTTTTATatctgtacatgtatatatatatctaatgcAACGAAGCTTTATGTCAGGCACATACAAAGTGCTACACAAGAGAACTGACAACAAGTATGTTCACTTCCCGTTAAAAAGTACATGTCTGTGCGCTtacgctcgcacgcacacacgctcacacacaagCAGAGCATAACAGATCCCATACTATCCATGATGAGGTCATCAGAACAACTTCACACAATATACATCTGTACGTAGAGGAGGCTCTAGGCCTACACTGGCCAAAATCACCAGCAGAATATAATGGGGAGGGGTAAAGCCGCTACCACAGGGGGGACTGTCAGCTCTCGCACCACCAAGTGCAATTCCCCCTTACCGCCTCCCACTACAGCCAGCGCTGCGCCAACAAATAAAATGCGATTTTTGTTTAATCCACTGTGCCAAAGTACGGCTTATTTTATTACTGAATATTTAGAGTGATACTAGgagaaatattaataatatagcTTGGATCGTAGAAAAGAGATACGTAAACGGTTACAATACAATCACTTTGATCTATACACAaaatagataaaacattttaaatatttaatcacaAAAGCACtatagataaaaagaaacaaatgtcgTAATACTTCGTTTATAATTACAAGTagtaaatgaaagtaaaaacttaacaaagcataaaagaaataaaaaggcaacacgaaataaaagaaacttacagatgatgatgatgataataataataattttcacaaTGCCTACAATGTTAACaccaaaaagtaaataatagcAGATAATGTgacgtagtcacgtgactagagaaACGTTGAATGGCAGCGATGTTAGAGACATACTGACCTCGAAGGTTATGTCCGTGACTACCTTCAGGTGACTACCTGGTGCTTACATTACGGCCGTCATATTAGTTAAGGTGCGAGACATACAAACAACGGTTGCTCTTTTCGATAGGTTTTTTCTTTCGACTTTCTAAGCCAAATAACTTTCATATGCAACGAAAAATCAAGAGTAATATCTTGTTAACCTCTTCCACTACTTCTTTATATgcttctgttattattttccacaaatcgcggataaacataaacataaacatgctaAAAGAGCGCGCATGAGGTTGTCCGTTATGAGTTTGCCGCGAGACAATTAACATGTTTTTGATAATGATCAAatatacaacaacaaataacaggAGCACCCTGTCAAAGCGCACAGGCagtattttggtttttaaaaggTTGTTGACTGTCAGCGTGTTTACAAGACATGTCTAGCTTACATCCGACAAGAGACAGGCCGCGAGTTAGTCGTGCACAGAAGGTTTGGACTGTGTATGTAACCACGCGTTGTATTGCGTGAGTCGCAGTTAATAGTAGGAGACCTTTATATGCttgttattatatattacaGGCGCGACTAGACCGCCATCTACAGTCAACGGTATTTACCGGAGTTTGTTTTGTGACATTCCTGGATTTCTCGGGAGTGTAACCACTGACAGTGGGCGTCACTCTTCTTGACCGCTGGCTGTGAGCTTACTACAGGCTCACACGGTTTTGAGGTTTCAGTCTCCGTCTAATGTCTGCCTGTGTTTACACAACTGAGCACGAAGTTCCCAACGGTCGAGTGAGTGAAACATTTAATATGAGAGTAATGCATTATATTGTTTTCTAGATTAGGAATAACAAATATTCGTTGGCATTAAAAGTTTTCCAACGTTAGCTCATTTTATCAAGGCTTATGATTATTTGTAGTTGAGGCCAGTCATCTCTAACACATCCGGGATCTTTCTGTGAGCGAGAGCCGTTCTGTGGAAAGATTGGACGTTGGAAAGGAAGACACGCGCTCACAAGATCATTTACACACCCAGAAGGGTCCTTGTGGACATCACCTGTTACCGGTTGTTACAGCGGTCTGGTCAAGAATAACAAAAGGATGGAGAATGTTTACGTGGGCAATGCATCACCACCAGACGGAGCTGTGCTGTCAGTAAACTGTCGGCTCATGATTACAATGAAACTGCTGCTAATGTCGCGACAGTGAATGTCGTGCACACAGCTCAGCCCACACCTGGTTTGGTCCTGGCTGCTGGAAGTGTTCACTCCATGACACTATCCTGTCAGTTAGATGGCTCCATGCATTGTGTGACACTGAAACTTCCGTCCATTTAATCACGATGAATATTTCATATTCTATTAAAGGTCGCGTTCTCAATCGTGTGCTGCTTTCGGTGATGCGGGTTGTGTCTGTCGGAGGGCAATTCCAACACAGCAAATTAGTTTTGTAAACAGATTGAAGGAATTTTTATTCATCCAGAGCATATATCTCTTCCATATTGATCTTGAAGGACCTTCTGCTTGGTAAAGTTGAAAACGACAATGTTTTATAAAGTGACATTGTGGAATGTATGCGTGtcacaaatattaaaagagCGCCATAGTTACAATCACCTGCTCTTAATGCCATGTCTGGACATTGACGATGCCGGGATGTCATGTCTTCATGGAACACAACTCGCGCTCAGTGGCGGTAACAGTGGTCTACCGTGGTTATACTCTGCTGACGTCATATAGCACTACTTTACCGCGAGTCCTAACAGCATTCCAAGTTACTACGCTGCCGAAGATATAGTCCATGCATTAAAgttgtgtttctgtgtatgtttaACCTGTGTCTCAAATCATATTTCCCCGCAAtgtccccccaaaaaaagccAGGTCGAAGGAAGACAGttgatattaaataattattaatttcaaCCAACAGATATCAGAGAATCGAAAGGAGCAGTGAGGTCTCTTGCCGTCTTTCACCTGTTCAACTTTTCTGTGGGCCTTATAAGCGCTCTCTAACTTAACGAGACCAAAAAGATGAGAGGTATTTCCGCCCTGCTAATGTAATCACTCCCACACTACATACGACTTTCTACGGATGAGAGGTGCTGTCATTTTCCTATATCATCTGTACTATCACTCTATTGAAAATTGTGTTGCTATCAGTTTGCTCAGAGATATTCATGCTGCCACACTGATGTACCCGAGTTTCCTGGACTGTATTCAGGGAGAGGAAGCAACAACGAAAAGCGTCTATGTGAAAGAAAGttagatgaaaaaataaaataaatttgatactTAGGTGAAATACAACAGTTCCTGGTCACACTAGAGACTAATAGCTTACACAGCGCTGTAAGGGAATCAAGAACTACAGGTAATATGAAATGGTACACGGAGAAAGACACATCCTCGCCGGCCGTCGCGTAACGGAGTAAGTTGAATCCTTAATCTCACTCAAcaaaattttttgttatttatcgatggttttggtttttggttaTAATATTTCGACCAACCACGAAACCATGGAAGAAGAGTTTTGTTCAAAGGAAATACCGAGAGAAACATGAAATAAGCTTAAAGGCTGCTGACAGGTTGATAAGACTGTCATTAGTTTCACCTAAAAATACATCCAGCTTTAAAGTCACCGGAAATGACGTTAAAACCTTGACGTTGGTAAACGTAGTCAAAACTGCGCTGTCTAAAGGCTAAGTACATTTTGAGAATTATtgaattttaagaattattcttttttaaatgagttaAGCCGCGTcgtttgaagaagaaaagagcaaTTTGGTTAGCCTCTAAATATTTCCCTGCCTTCATACTCTTTGCTTCCACAGATGATACGAGAAACTTGTAAGTATACTTTTTATGCATACTTTACTGTAAGCGCGAGATTCATTCAACCTCTTCAGCTAAAGAGTTAACGAtgtgtatcacgtgatattCCTTCGTGTTGTTTTTTGCTTAGTGTTTACATTATGGTTCTAATCGGCTTGTTTTAATGATGAAGGTTAATTATTTTGGCTGCTCTCAAGTAAACATTAGATCAAGAAACCTAAATATTTCTAGgaaggagaaaacttgaactttgcaataaaagtattgaaaattgcctactttcactctggatacaacaataatccaagaaattttacagtttactattttaaaaaaaaccagcacGTATAAATCGGCTACCTGCAATCATCAACAGCTCCATCACTTAGCACCAGACTGGCTAAAATCGTTGGGAAAGTCGTTTTCACCAGACAGCCGGCTGGTATATACAATACCTCTACTCTTCTACCACACACAGCACCTGTACTGTGGCACATACACCACTGTTTTTGACTAGCGGGCCCCCTAACTGGGGCGATTGTTACTTTCCCATTAAGGTTACCACATGACAAGCTCCACGACAGTTAGCTTAATAAACCGTGGTTTACGTCGGTGTAACCTGTTGTGTGTTTGGCGTTGGGAGGAGATTTTGCGTACAATCGGATGAGTgtttattaaatctttattaACTGTCATTGACATCGTGTCATTGGAAACTAATCCACGAGGGTGCATGTGTATGAGCATGTTCGTGTACGAATACCTTAGCATGtttaataaacatataatatGGCTACATGTCTTTCTATTTATGTCTGTTGTCACGTACAGCTCTACAAATATCAGCTATGTTGGAACCAGatgaaaacatcaacaaaaaatgAATTGAAGAAAcataatattagaaaaaaatcaacaagcaAATTGATTTACCTGATCAACCATGCATCAACCTGATCAATACATAACAGTAAGTCCTACAAGTCTGCTTTTGAAGTCTCTGCTGTTAGGTCCGGAGCTTCCAACAAAGAAACCCGATACATGCCAGTCTTTTCCGAGCTGCCTCCACTCTTGGAGTTCCGTTACATCCAGCCAAGGACGAACACAGATACAGGAAGATAACGAAATAAAAACCTGGACAGAAAATTACAttgcaatacaatacaattttattaatccGCAAAGGCAATTACAGGTATGCGGATTAATAAAGCCTTTGGGGTTGTAATAAATTTGTGAGAACTTGTGTCACTGACCTCAGGTTTTCTTCCGCAGGGCGTGTGTCGCAACCTGACCTGCCCAGCTGGCAAGTTGTTGGACGCGGAGaacagcacgtgcagcacggcGCTGGCGAATATCCGGGGCCTGACGTACAAGCTGAACATCAACCTCGTTCCCAGCACGGAACTCGCCTTGAATACATCCAGGAATGAGTCTTTGCGGGAGCTGGTACTGCAACTTCAACGGCAACtcgaaaataaaacacaaaactatgCTTATGAATACGTTTTCACGATCACTTTagagttatttttttctagctCTACAGAACAGGCAAAGATAGTCAAAATAATGCTTACAGGGGACATAACATcgtcaagggagataaaaagGGACATAGCTGAGGGTTTCTTGGTTCAGAATCTCCTCATAGACGATTGGATTCTGGAGAGGTTAGATTTTAAGGAAAACGTAACTCTTATTCAGCACATCGATATAGAATCGCTCCAAAACACCACCACACCGACAGTTGACGAGAATGTGACTGTCTACCACACTAACTATAGAAGCTGGGCTGAGGACGCGTTGAAAGGCCTGTATGTATTGCGAACGCAACGAGTAAGGCTTTTATATGCACTGGTGAAGTCCGCGCTCTCAAGAGATAATGTTGACATTCCCgaatctttgaaaataaaaatgagccCCTTACTTTTGTGCGCCTACGTCCAACTCTCGAGGGACGAGTTCATGATAAGGGAGGGGGCAGATGGCCAGAAAAGACTGGTCGTGGTTAGCGAACATGAGGAGGCGGAGTTAGACAGTCTGTTGTACGTGAGGCTGGAGGACAACGAGGTGCTCAACGTGTGCATAGAAACATTAGAAGCTCTCAAATATGTCCCTAAGGTCAGGTCCTCCCCGCTGTGGCAACACCTCCTGTCCTGGATCGCCATCCCCATGTCTATTCTCTGCGTGGTCCTCACATTTGCTGTCTACGCCTTACTTCCGGCGTTGCGCACGCAGCCGGGGCTAAACGTGATGGGCACGTGCGCCGCTCTCTTCGTCGCGCAGGTGGCGCTGATGCTGGCGTCAAACCTTCAGACCTCTGGAGTGTGGTGCCAGGCCCTGGGGATCTTAGTTCACGAGGCTTGGCTGAGCGTCTTCTGCTGGATGGTCGTGTGTTCCATGCACATGTTCCAGGTGTTCTCTGCCAAAACTCGCCACGAGTCCAGGTCGCTGATCTGGAAAACTACGCGCAATATCGCGGTGTCCATCGCACTTCCGGCTGTCGTGGTGGCGCTAGTAGTCGCTGTCTCGTACGTGCAATCGAAAGGCGAGTCTATCGGCTACAGCAGCGAGTCTTGTTTCCTGAGCTCGCAGCTGCTGGTGGGAACGGCCATGGTGCTGCCACTCACTGTCATTGTGGTGCTCAACCTGGTGCTGTTCTTGCTGACAGTCAGGCGAATCCACGAGGTGACGAAACTCAAGCCACACTCGGACTCCAGGCCGGAGTCGCACCAGCACgtgtgggtgtgcgcgcgcCTGTCGATGCTTACCGGCGTCATGTGGACGCTGTCGCTCCTGTCAGAAGGTCTTGATCTGGACTGGCTGCGTGGTCTGTCCATCCTAGCTAATGGCGGGCAAGGAGTTCTTCTGTTAATCTCTTACGCCACCTCTCGCCGCGTGCGCATGCTGCTGTACGCACGTCTCGGGCATCGTGATGACATCACGTCGAACACACGGTCGACAACCGACAAACTCTCGTCAACCGTTGTGTCCACTATTCACAGCTTAGAACATAAACCGTAACCAGCGCAGCACCTTCATACTGTGTCTGTGGCATCCTTGAGGGGTTAGCTTGATTGATGGTTGGTTtccatcacagaaaaaaatataatgtaggaaacaaataacacaacaacaataacgaCAAGGACGACGACGaatgaactgaaagaaaaaactggTGTTCATAAATCAGATGAGGTAATGACGTACGAAGAACGTCAACAAATGTTGATTTCAGAAAGTAGCAAATTTCTTAGAATaggaaataaaaactacagttCAATTCTCACATCAAAAGTTGAACTAAAAGCATGGCTAAAACGGAAAAGGAGACGagaattatctttttttatgtatACAATTCccataaataaacagaaatgagGTCTAACAAAGTGTAATTTgaaatgttaattttgtttatccctgtttccttttttatttacgaAACTTTATCGTGTTTATCCACTTTGCCGTGGCTTTTGTATTTAACCAGCCTTGAAAAGTTCAACGCACAGTCTGAtgactttctttttccatttcacTGCTAATGTTTAAACACGTTTACTGTTTACAACCAGACAATG contains:
- the LOC112569322 gene encoding uncharacterized protein LOC112569322 isoform X1 → MNGCLQSGHATGQDDGRQKITTSISKTTVSTVAGDSPFECNSAESFMRTRSAQCAAGKMLRPVIVLPAVGGLLAPAFSGPHHYPCCWDWLAEVLILPGHTAASLRRSTSRDDRPETRRTFRNKDCAACHNASSLVTWRRAVTCKVFQHVYTARSEDDLLRLASTGSQTTCDVHYTPPKGESLLECTGTLWYFSNIMATCNTTGLWSDYDSDVEEGCLKFLSIYVCIRGREGRVYQNIFCAVCNGDKPLVTDCIQWTLPSFAAVLSNRLPPLTLLLGLASPPPQGGARQSVECASHQWQTSEGVCRNLTCPAGKLLDAENSTCSTALANIRGLTYKLNINLVPSTELALNTSRNESLRELVLQLQRQLENKTQNYAYEYVFTITLELFFSSSTEQAKIVKIMLTGDITSSREIKRDIAEGFLVQNLLIDDWILERLDFKENVTLIQHIDIESLQNTTTPTVDENVTVYHTNYRSWAEDALKGLYVLRTQRVRLLYALVKSALSRDNVDIPESLKIKMSPLLLCAYVQLSRDEFMIREGADGQKRLVVVSEHEEAELDSLLYVRLEDNEVLNVCIETLEALKYVPKVRSSPLWQHLLSWIAIPMSILCVVLTFAVYALLPALRTQPGLNVMGTCAALFVAQVALMLASNLQTSGVWCQALGILVHEAWLSVFCWMVVCSMHMFQVFSAKTRHESRSLIWKTTRNIAVSIALPAVVVALVVAVSYVQSKGESIGYSSESCFLSSQLLVGTAMVLPLTVIVVLNLVLFLLTVRRIHEVTKLKPHSDSRPESHQHVWVCARLSMLTGVMWTLSLLSEGLDLDWLRGLSILANGGQGVLLLISYATSRRVRMLLYARLGHRDDITSNTRSTTDKLSSTVVSTIHSLEHKP
- the LOC112569322 gene encoding uncharacterized protein LOC112569322 isoform X2 is translated as MKRVPPAALSPPTCPSHEWLSAVGSCNRTGRWAAEDYDINIEDNCVNGCRGFPFRVQLCGVVYENAFCAMCSGEDAQTCDRPSGGWGPFSPRFFRTAPLSLLLGLAGRSPHPTRSHSCFTAQVHVTGGVCRNLTCPAGKLLDAENSTCSTALANIRGLTYKLNINLVPSTELALNTSRNESLRELVLQLQRQLENKTQNYAYEYVFTITLELFFSSSTEQAKIVKIMLTGDITSSREIKRDIAEGFLVQNLLIDDWILERLDFKENVTLIQHIDIESLQNTTTPTVDENVTVYHTNYRSWAEDALKGLYVLRTQRVRLLYALVKSALSRDNVDIPESLKIKMSPLLLCAYVQLSRDEFMIREGADGQKRLVVVSEHEEAELDSLLYVRLEDNEVLNVCIETLEALKYVPKVRSSPLWQHLLSWIAIPMSILCVVLTFAVYALLPALRTQPGLNVMGTCAALFVAQVALMLASNLQTSGVWCQALGILVHEAWLSVFCWMVVCSMHMFQVFSAKTRHESRSLIWKTTRNIAVSIALPAVVVALVVAVSYVQSKGESIGYSSESCFLSSQLLVGTAMVLPLTVIVVLNLVLFLLTVRRIHEVTKLKPHSDSRPESHQHVWVCARLSMLTGVMWTLSLLSEGLDLDWLRGLSILANGGQGVLLLISYATSRRVRMLLYARLGHRDDITSNTRSTTDKLSSTVVSTIHSLEHKP